GCCGCCACCCGCAAGGTAGAAGCCGCGCTGAACGCCGCCGCACAGGCCGCCACCGCCGGAAATGAACCCGCGTTGGCACAGGCCCGCGCCGGGGCATGGACGGCCCTCCTGCGCGCCGCCAACACTGCGCTAGACGCGAATGTGAAGGCTGGAAACGCCGACGCTGCCCGCGAGTGGCTGGCGGTGCGTGAGTTCCGGGTGGTCAGCCCCCTGACCCGCCTCACTGCCGACGCGACGGACGCCCTAGAAGCCTTGGCCGCCGGACAGATCCACCCGGAGGCAGCACTGAATGCGGTACGGGCTGATGTGCTGGACGGCTATCAGGCCCGCTTCAACGACGCCTTGCGCGACCTGGTAGCCTCACAGGAAAGGGGATTTCGCACGCTGGCTGCCGAACAGCAGGCTTTGGCACAGGGCTATTTCCAGCTGTTGCGCCCCGCCTACGCCGCGCAACGGTCTGAGGCCCAAGCTCTGGCTCTCACCGCTGAACTGGCGGCCTTGCCTGCCTCGCTGAGCCGTGTTCAGGCCGCTCTGGAAGGCTTCCGCGCCGCGCCCCTCAGTGACCGAGAGGTGCGGGCGCGGGCGTCTCAGGTCACGCGCTTTCTGGCTCTGGTTCCGGTGGAATATGGGCGCGGCGTGAAGCTGGACGGGAGGCAGGCTGTGGTGGCGCAGGAAGTGGAAGTCAACGAGGCCCGCACCTTTCTGGCCGGGTCTACCGCTGCGTTGGCCGATATAGCGCCGCTGCTGTCCGACCAAACTACCGCCCGCCGCCTGAGTGCCGGATTCGCGTCTCTGACCGCTGCCCTGACGCCGCAGACCATGAAGGCCGCTGTGTTGCCGCCCGCCGACCTGAGCCGCCGCGTAGACGCCCTGCTGGCCGACACCCGCGCCGCCCTGCCCGCCGACTGGCAAAAGCAGGAGGCGGGAGCCGATCTGGACGTGGTGCGGACCCAGTTGGATGCCGTGGTGGCCGCTGCCGCTGCCGGAGATTGGCAGAGTGCCGAAACGGCCCGGCTGGACGCCTACGCCCTGCTGGAAAGCGGCACCGAAGCCCGAATCGCCGTGTTCAACCCTGATCTGAAAACCCAGTTGGAAGGCCTGCTGTGGAATGCCCAGAAGCCTGCGGGGCTGGCCGCCCTGATCCGGGCCAAAGCCTCAGAGAGCGAATTTAAGACCACGCGTGCCGCACTGCAAGGCGTGCTGGCCGATGTGGCCCGCATTCTGGGCACCGAAGTCGCCCCCGCCGCAGTCGCCACCAACGCCGGAATCATCGTGTTCCGCGAAGGGTTGGAAGCTGTGCTGATCCTGGCCGCCCTGATGGGATCGCTGCGCCGCGCCGAGGTAATTCATCTGCGCCGCCCGATGTGGGTGGGCGCGGCAGCGGCGTTTGTGGCCACCGCCGCGACCTGGTTCGTGATGCAGCAAGCCCTCAGCCTGTTGGGCCGCTACGGCGAAAAACTGGAAGCCGTGGTTAGCCTGATTGCCATCGGCGTGTTGCTGCTGATCATGAACTGGTTTTTTCATCAGGTGTACTGGACAGACCGGATGGCCGGTTTCCAGAAGCACAAGCATGAGCTGACGCATGGCGGCGGGCGGGCCATGCAGGCGCAGTGGTGGGGTCTGGCCGTGCTGGGCTTTACCAGCATTTACCGCGAAGGCTTTGAAACGGTGCTATTTTTGCAGTCGCTGGTGCTTCAGGCAGGCGCGGGGGCCGTGCTGGGCGGCACGGCGCTGGGGTTGGCTGCGGTCATCGGCGTGGGCGTCTTGGTGTTCCGGTTGCAGGCCAAACTGCCCATGAAAAAGCTGCTGGTGTGGACGGGCCTGCTGATCTGCGCCGTGCTGGGCGTGATGGTAGGCAACACCGTGCATACGCTGCAACTGGTGGGCTGGCTGCCCGTGCATCCGCTCCCCTTCGAGTTGCCGGGTGCGGCGGGTCTGTGGCTCGGTCTGCACGCCACCTGGGAAGGCGTGGTGCTGCAAGTGGCCGCAATGCTGGCCGTGGTGGGCAGCTTCTACGCCGCCGAAGCCCTCAAGGAACGCGAGCTGCGGGCCAAGCGGGGCGAGGGCGCGAGTCTGCCGGGATCGGCACTGCCCTGAGAAGATAGGTAGGGAGAGGCGGCCAGAGTTAAGATGCTCTGGCCGCCCTTCTTTTCTTGGCAAAGTCCCCATGGCTCAGCCCTGCGTTAGAAACGCTTTGACCTCGCCCAACCCGCCTGTATTCAGCAGCACCCGGCCACTGGGCAGATGCAGCAGCGCAGGCGTAGTCTGAATGCCGTACTGCTCTACCAGGGCACTGAACTCCTCGGCCTGCTCCTGTCGGTGAATGGCCCGAATCTGGGGGCCAAATTGCCCGCGCAGGGGTTTGTCCAGCATCAGCTTCAGGCGCTCGCACTGGGGGCAATCGTTCTGGGTCAGCATGACAAACGGGCGGTTTTCTGTGGCAAGTTCAGTCATTGGCGACCCCCGCCATCACCGGGAATCCGCCCGACCAGAGGGCTTCCACGTCGGCTTCGGCCAGCGGCTCTATGCTGATTTTGCTGTAGCTGTTGCCCTTGGCGCTAAAAAAGTCGTGCGTGGTGCCGTTGGTGCGAATTCCGTTCCGAACAATGGGATTAATTTCTTCATCGTCGAAGGGCCGCTCCAGGTTCAGGTTGTCGGCCAGCACGTTGAAGTTAAAGCGAATAAACCGCTTGACATCGGCGACTAAGCCCACGCCCGCGTACAAGACCTCGCTGTAGGCGATCTCGTTGCGGTACAGCGTGTGCAGCGTGTGGCTGTACCAGGCGCGGGCATACGCTTGCTCGGCCTCGTCCATCGCCTCGAATTTTTCCTGTGCCAGCATCGCCACGTACACGCCGTGTACCGCCTCATCCAGAATAATCAGGTTAAAAATCTCGCCTGCAGCCACCATGCGGCCCTGCCCGGCCAAGTACAGCGGATAGAAGAACCCGGAATAAAACAGCGCCGTTTCCAACATGCACGACACAACCATCTTTTTCCAGAGGCCCAGATTGGATACATCTGGATCGTTGAACACGTCCTGCACGAAGCCGATTTTGAATTGCAGGTGTGGCTGGGTGCGAACCCACTCGAAAATGCCGCGTTCCTCGTTGCTGGTCAGGAACGTCTTGTTCATCAAACTATATGACCGGGCGTGTATATCTTCCATCATGCCCTGAAATTGCAACACCGCTTTTCGAATATGACCGTCAGTCAGGTGCCTGAGTGTGGGCATCCCGACCTCGCCCTGCAAGGTGTCGAGCGCATTCAACCCTGCCGAAGCGTGCATATACGTCCAGCGTTCCTCGTCGCCCAAAGCCTTCCACACCAGCGCGTCGTTGCTGAGTGGAATTTCTTCGGGGAACCACAACTGAGAGGTGTATTTTTCGTAAAACGTGGTGGAAAAGCTGTCTTCCGGCTCGCTCCAGTTGGTGGCGCTAAACGGTGTGCGGTGCGTGGTGGTGGGCATGGGGACTCCTTTGGAAGGTCAGGATCAGCGCATTTGTCAAAAGAGTTGTTTGCTTTTGACCGAACGGAGTGAGTGAATTTAAGGGAGCATTTGGGAGAAATGGAAGCGTCAGAGGTCTTTTTTCTGACGCTTCCATGCTCCCAAATGCTCTAAATCGCGCAGCTCAGGCATTCGTCGATGCTGGCTTTGCGCATTCGTGTGTAGTACAGCGTTTTCACGCCGCGCAGATAGGCCGCGATGTAGTAGGCCTGCAGGGTGCGCG
Above is a genomic segment from Deinococcus sp. QL22 containing:
- a CDS encoding FTR1 family protein, translated to MKGWVIGVALLGSAHATDLATPAETVRARLADAGLEVSFDRVEAARLVGEALQSFATIAVPLRLADAAATRKVEAALNAAAQAATAGNEPALAQARAGAWTALLRAANTALDANVKAGNADAAREWLAVREFRVVSPLTRLTADATDALEALAAGQIHPEAALNAVRADVLDGYQARFNDALRDLVASQERGFRTLAAEQQALAQGYFQLLRPAYAAQRSEAQALALTAELAALPASLSRVQAALEGFRAAPLSDREVRARASQVTRFLALVPVEYGRGVKLDGRQAVVAQEVEVNEARTFLAGSTAALADIAPLLSDQTTARRLSAGFASLTAALTPQTMKAAVLPPADLSRRVDALLADTRAALPADWQKQEAGADLDVVRTQLDAVVAAAAAGDWQSAETARLDAYALLESGTEARIAVFNPDLKTQLEGLLWNAQKPAGLAALIRAKASESEFKTTRAALQGVLADVARILGTEVAPAAVATNAGIIVFREGLEAVLILAALMGSLRRAEVIHLRRPMWVGAAAAFVATAATWFVMQQALSLLGRYGEKLEAVVSLIAIGVLLLIMNWFFHQVYWTDRMAGFQKHKHELTHGGGRAMQAQWWGLAVLGFTSIYREGFETVLFLQSLVLQAGAGAVLGGTALGLAAVIGVGVLVFRLQAKLPMKKLLVWTGLLICAVLGVMVGNTVHTLQLVGWLPVHPLPFELPGAAGLWLGLHATWEGVVLQVAAMLAVVGSFYAAEALKERELRAKRGEGASLPGSALP
- a CDS encoding thioredoxin fold domain-containing protein, translating into MTELATENRPFVMLTQNDCPQCERLKLMLDKPLRGQFGPQIRAIHRQEQAEEFSALVEQYGIQTTPALLHLPSGRVLLNTGGLGEVKAFLTQG
- a CDS encoding ribonucleotide-diphosphate reductase subunit beta; the encoded protein is MPTTTHRTPFSATNWSEPEDSFSTTFYEKYTSQLWFPEEIPLSNDALVWKALGDEERWTYMHASAGLNALDTLQGEVGMPTLRHLTDGHIRKAVLQFQGMMEDIHARSYSLMNKTFLTSNEERGIFEWVRTQPHLQFKIGFVQDVFNDPDVSNLGLWKKMVVSCMLETALFYSGFFYPLYLAGQGRMVAAGEIFNLIILDEAVHGVYVAMLAQEKFEAMDEAEQAYARAWYSHTLHTLYRNEIAYSEVLYAGVGLVADVKRFIRFNFNVLADNLNLERPFDDEEINPIVRNGIRTNGTTHDFFSAKGNSYSKISIEPLAEADVEALWSGGFPVMAGVAND